TATTTTTTATGTCCTATAAATTACTTATATTCAAACGTTAACATATCTTCCGCTTCATCGTAATCAACATGTAAGTCATGCCCTTTAAAAAACCACATATCACTCTCTTCGATAAAATAAGTTACACCGTTATGTTCTACAGACACTTCAATGTCGACAGCATCTTCAAATCCAAACGCTAAGCTCATCCCTTCTTGCACGGGACTATCTCCATATATTTGAGGGTAGAACCTTACCGTCTGTCCACTTTCAACTTGAACTTCATCTTTAAACCATTGTAATGCTCTATCTGTTATTTTAAATTCCATTGCAGTCACCTCTTCATTTCATTATATCTCATTTTTTTAATGTTTCTTAATATAATGCTTATTCAAACCTTAAGTTATATGAGTAAATTACAAGTACATAAAATTATATGAATCGATGGGTGGATGAATGATTAAATAATTAAATTAAAAATATATAGACACACAATTAACCAATTTAATGAGTTAACAAATATACTTTTTTCCTTTATACTATCATTACAAGAACAAATGACTAGAGGTGCTCATATCATGAGCTGAGATTAACATAATGGTTAGAACTCTTAGAACCTGATACAGTTTATACTGGCGTAGGAAAGTCACTGAAAATCGATTTAATCCATTCACTGACTAACACGTTAGTGGATGGTTTTTTATTTTAGTTAAATATATTTTTCTTTTTGGTTCAATACCTTTTTCTTTTTGATTTTTAGTTTATTATTTTCAAATAACCACGTTTCAGGTCATATAAGTAATTTATAAGGATGATGATATGTTTATTGTCATAACGGAAGGTAACGGGTTACCTACACATGAACTAAAGAGAATGAATGATGTCATTGATATGGTGGATTTCTTTATTATTCGTGAACAATTCACTAATGCGTTGATTCAATCATTATCATCATTCCCAAAAGATAAACTGATTATTCATTCTAATCGTGATGCTGCACAGGCACTGAATGTCGACAGATTACATTTAAAGGATCGACCGATTGATGCGTCACTCACTAGAGATTTTATATTGAGTCAATCAATCCACGATATCAATGGAATTCATCGTGCGCATAAAGCAGGATGCCAGTTTGTATTATATAGCCCAATTTTCATAACGTCATCGAAACCAGATGTAACGCCTAAAGGGATCAATGGACTAAAAGACATTATGGATCAGTCTCCCCTTGACGTCGTTTCACTCGGTGGAGTTAATTTAAATACGATTAAACAGTTAAAAGGTATTTCTCATCATATTGCAGTGAAATCCTTTATCTTTAATGCAACGCTAAAGGAGGTGGAATTACTCTATGAACGATACACACAATTATAAAGTTGCCATCATTGGTGCTGGAATCCTTGGGTTAGCGACTGCTTACGAGCTGACTAAACGAATAAATGGTGAGGATATTATAATATTTGATCAATCATCAGCTGGGCATGGTGCGACGAGAGCATCTGGTGGCATGCTCGGTGCACAAAATGAGTTCACTGAAGATACATCATACTTCAAAGCGGCTATCCAATCACGTGAAATGTATCCAGCATGGGTTGAAGAATTGTCAGCACAAACAGGTTTAACCATTGATATTCACCATAACGGTCTCACTAAAATTGCTTCAACGACTCATGAAGAAAATCTGTTACTAGAACAGTATAACTTTCTAAAACAATCTGACATTACGGTTAAAATAACTGACTGTTTGGAAGCACCGAATGCGATGCGTGCTATCCATATCCCAAAAGATGGCGCAGTCAATGTCCATCAATTAACGGATGCACTTGTCAAAGCGATTGAGCTCAATGGTGTAACTTTAAAAGAACATACAAAGGTTGAACAGATTGACCAGTTAACAGTATATACCGAAGATGCATCATATGATGTTGACCATATAACGCTCACAGTTGGAAGTTA
Above is a window of Abyssicoccus albus DNA encoding:
- a CDS encoding HesB/YadR/YfhF family protein translates to MEFKITDRALQWFKDEVQVESGQTVRFYPQIYGDSPVQEGMSLAFGFEDAVDIEVSVEHNGVTYFIEESDMWFFKGHDLHVDYDEAEDMLTFEYK
- a CDS encoding thiamine phosphate synthase; translated protein: MFIVITEGNGLPTHELKRMNDVIDMVDFFIIREQFTNALIQSLSSFPKDKLIIHSNRDAAQALNVDRLHLKDRPIDASLTRDFILSQSIHDINGIHRAHKAGCQFVLYSPIFITSSKPDVTPKGINGLKDIMDQSPLDVVSLGGVNLNTIKQLKGISHHIAVKSFIFNATLKEVELLYERYTQL
- a CDS encoding NAD(P)/FAD-dependent oxidoreductase, with protein sequence MNDTHNYKVAIIGAGILGLATAYELTKRINGEDIIIFDQSSAGHGATRASGGMLGAQNEFTEDTSYFKAAIQSREMYPAWVEELSAQTGLTIDIHHNGLTKIASTTHEENLLLEQYNFLKQSDITVKITDCLEAPNAMRAIHIPKDGAVNVHQLTDALVKAIELNGVTLKEHTKVEQIDQLTVYTEDASYDVDHITLTVGSYGKTLLKNYAMDQYDTVFGESVLISHPTLNLDKTLFHQDGTYVVPKGNETYLIGATSVLDDTTFNSQRVQTLLDQAVAHYPMLEGYSIIEYQSGHRSKRHGDDPFYNLIPGVDHMTCAIGHYRNGILLAPYTGKTLSEIILKDLEGIS